A genomic segment from Canis lupus baileyi chromosome 13, mCanLup2.hap1, whole genome shotgun sequence encodes:
- the SLC25A3 gene encoding solute carrier family 25 member 3 isoform X2 → MFSSVAHLARANPFNAPHLLLVQDGLTGPRSNPAGPPGPPRRSRNLAAAAVEEYSCEYGSMKFYALCGFGGVLSCGLTHTAVVPLDLVKCRMQVDPQKYKGIFNGFSVTLKEDGVRGLAKGWAPTFIGYSMQGLCKFGFYEVFKVLYSNMLGEENAYLWRTSLYLAASASAEFFADIALAPMEAAKVRIQTQPGYANTLRDAAPKMYKEEGLKAFYKGVAPLWMRQIPYTMMKFACFERTVEALYKFVVPKPRSECSKAEQLVVTFVAGYIAGVFCAIVSHPADSVVSVLNKEKGSSASQVLQRLGFKGVWKGLFARIIMIGTLTALQWFIYDSVKVYFRLPRPPPPEMPESLKKKLGLTQ, encoded by the exons ATGTTCTCGTCCGTGGCGCATCTGGCGCGGGCGAACCCCTTCAACGCGCCGCACCTGCTGCTGGTTCAGGATGGCTTGACGGGCCCCCGCAGCAACCCCGCGGggcccccgggcccgccccgccgTTCCCGCAATCTGGCGGCAGCCGCTGTGGAAG AGTACAGTTGCGAATATGGCTCCATGAAGTTTTATGCACTGTGTGGCTTTGGTGGGGTCTTAAGTTGTGGTCTGACACACACTGCTGTCGTTCCTCTGGATTTAGTGAAATGCCGTATGCAG gTGGACCCCCAAAAGTACAAGGGCATATTTAATGGATTCTCAGTTACACTTAAAGAGGATGGTGTTCGTGGTTTGGCTAAAGGATGGGCTCCGACTTTCATTGGCTATTCTATGCAAGGGCTCTGCAAGTTTGGCTTTTATGAAGTTTTCAAAGTCTTGTATAGCAACATGCTTGGAGAG GAGAATGCCTATCTCTGGCGCACATCACTATATTTGGCTGCCTCTGCCAGTGCTGAATTCTTTGCTGACATTGCCCTGGCTCCTATGGAAGCTGCTAAGGTTAGAATTCAAACCCAGCCAGGTTATGCCAACACCTTGAGGGATGCAGCTCCCAAAATGTATAAGGAAGAAGGCTTAAAAGC ATTCTACAAGGGGGTTGCTCCTCTCTGGATGAGACAGATACCATACACCATGATGAAATTTGCCTGCTTTGAACGTACTGTTGAAGCATTATATAAGTTTGTGGTTCCCAAGCCCCGAAGTGAATGTTCAAAGGCAGAGCAACTGGTTGTAACATTTGTAGCAGGTTATATAG CTGGAGTCTTCTGTGCAATTGTTTCTCATCCTGCTGATTCTGTGGTATCTGTGTTGAATAAAGAGAAAGGTAGCAGTGCTTCTCAAGTCCTTCAGAGACTCGGATTTAAAG GTGTATGGAAGGGACTCTTTGCTCGTATCATCATGATTGGCACTCTGACTGCACTACAGTGGTTCATCTATGACTCTGTGAAGGTCTACTTCAGGCTCCCTCGCCCACCTCCACCTGAAATGCCAGAGTCTCTGAAGAAGAAGCTTGGGTTAACTCAGTAG
- the SLC25A3 gene encoding solute carrier family 25 member 3 isoform X1 — MFSSVAHLARANPFNAPHLLLVQDGLTGPRSNPAGPPGPPRRSRNLAAAAVEEQYSCDYGSGRFFILCGLGGIISCGTTHTALVPLDLVKCRMQVDPQKYKGIFNGFSVTLKEDGVRGLAKGWAPTFIGYSMQGLCKFGFYEVFKVLYSNMLGEENAYLWRTSLYLAASASAEFFADIALAPMEAAKVRIQTQPGYANTLRDAAPKMYKEEGLKAFYKGVAPLWMRQIPYTMMKFACFERTVEALYKFVVPKPRSECSKAEQLVVTFVAGYIAGVFCAIVSHPADSVVSVLNKEKGSSASQVLQRLGFKGVWKGLFARIIMIGTLTALQWFIYDSVKVYFRLPRPPPPEMPESLKKKLGLTQ; from the exons ATGTTCTCGTCCGTGGCGCATCTGGCGCGGGCGAACCCCTTCAACGCGCCGCACCTGCTGCTGGTTCAGGATGGCTTGACGGGCCCCCGCAGCAACCCCGCGGggcccccgggcccgccccgccgTTCCCGCAATCTGGCGGCAGCCGCTGTGGAAG AGCAGTATAGCTGTGACTATGGATCTGGCAGATTCTTTATCCTTTGTGGACTTGGAGGAATTATTAGCTGTGGCACAACACATACAGCATTGGTTCCTCTAGATCTGGTTAAATGCAGGATGCAG gTGGACCCCCAAAAGTACAAGGGCATATTTAATGGATTCTCAGTTACACTTAAAGAGGATGGTGTTCGTGGTTTGGCTAAAGGATGGGCTCCGACTTTCATTGGCTATTCTATGCAAGGGCTCTGCAAGTTTGGCTTTTATGAAGTTTTCAAAGTCTTGTATAGCAACATGCTTGGAGAG GAGAATGCCTATCTCTGGCGCACATCACTATATTTGGCTGCCTCTGCCAGTGCTGAATTCTTTGCTGACATTGCCCTGGCTCCTATGGAAGCTGCTAAGGTTAGAATTCAAACCCAGCCAGGTTATGCCAACACCTTGAGGGATGCAGCTCCCAAAATGTATAAGGAAGAAGGCTTAAAAGC ATTCTACAAGGGGGTTGCTCCTCTCTGGATGAGACAGATACCATACACCATGATGAAATTTGCCTGCTTTGAACGTACTGTTGAAGCATTATATAAGTTTGTGGTTCCCAAGCCCCGAAGTGAATGTTCAAAGGCAGAGCAACTGGTTGTAACATTTGTAGCAGGTTATATAG CTGGAGTCTTCTGTGCAATTGTTTCTCATCCTGCTGATTCTGTGGTATCTGTGTTGAATAAAGAGAAAGGTAGCAGTGCTTCTCAAGTCCTTCAGAGACTCGGATTTAAAG GTGTATGGAAGGGACTCTTTGCTCGTATCATCATGATTGGCACTCTGACTGCACTACAGTGGTTCATCTATGACTCTGTGAAGGTCTACTTCAGGCTCCCTCGCCCACCTCCACCTGAAATGCCAGAGTCTCTGAAGAAGAAGCTTGGGTTAACTCAGTAG